In Campylobacter mucosalis, a single window of DNA contains:
- a CDS encoding TolC family protein, with amino-acid sequence MYKILILFLLPVFSLATQLSELLNALNSSTLVKIKEYNVKRASLAKEALARSYMPSLSIESGYSSYSDDRGFSTPKESLKAALKLEFMLYDGGAREARLDALKFNKNAQELRSSEFKNELAYECVALYFTALNLNEILEAKNAQVKYLLEAKNRLDGFMRAGLASIDESEAVKAQYLLALSELDEIKTRLENVLLQIELLTDIKDIKPQKSKIDDVNFNTLSQNGEILALKQELNSALSGEKEAFSSYLPQIFLQNRYLIYKNNYDYGYLSSNSKAFSPYLKELLNEKKQDTNEFMIGFNWKIFDFGSSYKQIQISRIKTQQLALNLAYKQSQNITELKSIQNEIKSLKSRIKALEASKQAALKSLEVNAQKYKAGLVGYSEFLAATSRSFEASSNLSVNQNELEIKKARYFYKNGDDIASKVVK; translated from the coding sequence ATGTACAAAATCTTAATACTTTTCTTATTGCCTGTTTTTTCTTTAGCGACACAGCTTAGTGAGCTTTTAAATGCACTAAACAGCTCAACACTAGTCAAAATAAAAGAGTATAACGTAAAAAGAGCTAGTTTGGCTAAAGAGGCACTTGCTAGGTCGTATATGCCAAGTCTTAGTATTGAGAGTGGATACTCTAGTTATAGCGATGATAGGGGATTTAGCACACCAAAAGAGAGCTTAAAGGCGGCGTTAAAGCTTGAGTTTATGCTATATGACGGCGGAGCTAGAGAGGCTAGGCTTGACGCTTTAAAATTTAACAAAAACGCCCAAGAGCTAAGAAGTAGCGAGTTTAAAAATGAGTTAGCCTACGAGTGCGTCGCTCTTTACTTTACTGCTTTAAATTTAAATGAAATTTTAGAGGCTAAAAATGCTCAGGTAAAATATCTGCTTGAAGCTAAAAATAGGCTTGATGGTTTTATGAGGGCTGGACTTGCTAGTATAGATGAAAGCGAAGCGGTTAAAGCCCAGTATCTACTTGCCTTAAGTGAGCTAGATGAGATAAAAACAAGGCTAGAAAATGTCCTTTTACAGATAGAGCTTTTAACTGACATTAAGGACATAAAGCCACAAAAAAGCAAAATAGATGATGTAAATTTTAATACTTTAAGTCAAAATGGCGAAATTTTAGCACTAAAACAAGAGCTAAATTCTGCTTTAAGCGGTGAAAAAGAAGCGTTTTCTAGCTACTTGCCACAAATATTTTTGCAAAATAGATATTTAATTTATAAAAACAACTACGACTACGGATATTTATCATCAAATTCTAAAGCATTTAGCCCATATTTAAAAGAGCTATTAAACGAGAAAAAGCAAGATACAAATGAGTTTATGATAGGTTTTAATTGGAAAATTTTCGACTTTGGCTCTAGTTACAAACAAATACAAATAAGTCGTATAAAAACACAGCAATTAGCCCTAAATTTAGCATATAAACAGAGTCAAAACATAACAGAGCTAAAAAGTATACAAAATGAGATTAAAAGCCTAAAAAGTCGCATAAAAGCACTTGAGGCTTCAAAACAAGCAGCCCTTAAAAGTTTAGAAGTAAATGCCCAAAAATACAAGGCTGGACTGGTCGGATATAGTGAGTTTTTGGCTGCGACTAGTAGGAGTTTTGAGGCTAGCAGTAATTTAAGTGTAAACCAAAATGAGTTAGAGATTAAAAAGGCTAGATATTTTTATAAAAACGGCGATGATATCGCTTCAAAGGTGGTAAAATGA
- a CDS encoding efflux RND transporter periplasmic adaptor subunit translates to MRKILLFVLSFFTLNAEQIYANFDVVALKSSKLVFQSSGVLEWIGVDVSSVVKKGDELARLDSKDEQIMLQNAQAELLKATSASDFSTLTFEKFKQVKDLTSAQSYDEAKFNYHKAQAELKKAKIAVDNAKYALEKKSLKAPYDGIISAKSSEVGNGVFALNSEIFQIISYPEVKISILIDEKYINSVKIGDEFKFKIADSGEKSVKISLIYPTIDQKTRKFKAEAITQGVKIGSFGEGYIVK, encoded by the coding sequence ATGAGAAAAATTTTACTTTTTGTGTTAAGCTTTTTTACTCTAAATGCAGAGCAGATATATGCAAATTTTGACGTGGTTGCGTTAAAAAGCTCAAAGCTCGTTTTTCAAAGCTCAGGAGTGCTAGAGTGGATTGGTGTAGATGTATCAAGCGTGGTAAAAAAGGGCGATGAGCTAGCTAGGCTTGATAGCAAAGATGAACAAATAATGTTACAAAATGCCCAGGCAGAGCTTTTAAAGGCAACTTCGGCTAGTGATTTTAGCACCTTAACATTTGAGAAATTTAAACAAGTAAAAGATCTAACCTCGGCTCAAAGCTATGATGAGGCAAAATTTAACTATCACAAGGCACAAGCCGAGCTTAAAAAGGCTAAAATTGCAGTAGATAATGCAAAATATGCTCTTGAGAAAAAGAGCTTAAAAGCCCCTTATGACGGCATTATAAGTGCAAAGTCAAGTGAGGTTGGAAACGGCGTGTTTGCTTTAAATTCTGAAATTTTTCAAATCATCTCATATCCTGAGGTTAAAATTTCAATTTTGATTGACGAAAAGTATATAAATAGCGTAAAAATCGGCGATGAGTTTAAATTTAAAATCGCAGATAGTGGCGAAAAGAGTGTTAAAATTTCACTCATCTATCCAACAATAGATCAAAAAACTAGAAAATTTAAAGCCGAAGCCATAACTCAAGGGGTTAAAATAGGCTCTTTTGGAGAAGGTTATATCGTAAAATAA
- a CDS encoding efflux RND transporter permease subunit, with translation MYKFAINRPITTLMIFLALVLFGLFSFKNMSTNAYPEVDIPLIKITTYANGDMGLIKNRITKKLEDELNTINQVKHIRSFSYDNLSVILVEFELGKDIESALNDARDRINKARVDGRSVVEKMGSASEVIFGVFVSAKDGNKTALMKVVDDKARNFLQRIKGVGEIKDSGFLKPEIYVLLDAFLLDKYSLNADEVAKIIKASNLKMPLGKIENSQNVITLKSNFDAKTIFELENLRIKNGIFLKDIARITFDGASDKSYADANIDGKFKSGVLLEARKISGANTIKIINDMKLKLPEFKALLGENYDIDLVFDKSFLIQNYISQAVFDMILGVILTAVIVFLFLRNFSSTIIASIAIPVSIIGTFFIIYILGNDLNRLTLVALTIGIGIFVDDAIVVIENISKHIQNGQKDPLKASFLGVKEIAFSVLAISIVLLCVFVPIAFMNSVVGEYFNTFALSVAGGIVVSFFVCIMLTPTLCARFISVKESSFYHKSEPFFIWLESSYEKILSFVLKFKLLFTLLVIVIFALSMFVSSKLGSSFKPSEDNSEFNIMLKTDANSSAQVTRQIGLDVLRAVSLRKDVEYAYLLTAYGDAKEPHKAKIYVRLKELSLREKRQKEIMREIRDEMKFQNVYISVAELATVDTGGDNEEVQLIVTGDDERVLSSLAPKIRAVLENTELLTDISSTNEDKKTQLQISIDRQKAKILGVSEYEIANVISLSYRENSVGVFDDGTDEYEILMRFDDDYKNRIDELKRLRIRDDILLGDVAMFGQNFDSSVRLRYDKQDEIKFIANTKSGALSEVKAKIDEGMRSILPSGYTHKYSGFVEYMDDTNRAFLFTILISAVLIYMVLAALYESFILPFIIMISMPLAFAGVGVGLFFSQNSFSLFVMVGVILLFGMVGKNAILLIDFANKFANEGMPADMAVIKAGKLRLRAILMTTFAMIFAMLPLVFSRGAGYESNSPMAIAIICGLISSTILSLFIVPILFNGIYKIDMWFRKFYQRQELES, from the coding sequence ATGTATAAATTTGCTATCAATCGCCCAATCACAACACTAATGATATTTCTAGCACTCGTGCTATTTGGCCTGTTTTCTTTTAAAAATATGAGCACAAACGCCTATCCTGAGGTCGATATACCGCTTATAAAGATTACTACGTATGCAAATGGTGATATGGGACTTATTAAAAACAGGATAACTAAAAAGCTAGAAGATGAACTAAATACGATAAATCAAGTAAAACACATACGCTCTTTTAGTTATGATAATCTAAGCGTGATTTTGGTCGAATTTGAGCTTGGTAAAGATATAGAGTCAGCCCTAAACGACGCTAGAGATCGCATAAATAAGGCTCGTGTTGATGGGCGTAGTGTTGTTGAAAAGATGGGAAGTGCTAGTGAGGTGATATTTGGCGTTTTTGTGAGTGCAAAAGATGGCAACAAAACGGCACTTATGAAGGTTGTAGATGACAAGGCACGTAACTTTTTACAGCGTATCAAGGGTGTTGGAGAGATTAAAGATAGCGGTTTTTTAAAACCTGAAATTTATGTTTTACTAGATGCATTTTTGCTGGATAAATACTCACTAAATGCAGATGAAGTCGCAAAAATTATTAAAGCAAGTAATCTAAAAATGCCACTTGGCAAGATTGAAAATAGCCAAAATGTCATAACTCTAAAGTCAAATTTCGACGCTAAAACTATTTTTGAGCTTGAAAATCTACGGATAAAAAATGGAATTTTTCTAAAAGATATCGCTAGGATCACTTTTGATGGAGCTAGTGATAAAAGCTATGCAGATGCAAATATAGATGGCAAATTTAAAAGTGGAGTTTTGCTAGAAGCTAGAAAGATATCTGGTGCAAACACCATAAAAATCATAAATGATATGAAGTTAAAATTGCCAGAATTTAAAGCCTTACTTGGCGAAAATTACGACATAGACTTGGTTTTTGATAAGAGTTTTTTGATACAAAACTATATCAGCCAAGCTGTTTTTGATATGATTTTAGGAGTTATACTCACTGCTGTTATAGTGTTTTTATTTTTGCGAAATTTTAGCTCGACAATCATCGCAAGTATCGCAATACCAGTTAGTATAATCGGCACGTTTTTTATCATTTATATTTTAGGAAATGACCTAAATAGGCTAACATTAGTCGCTCTTACCATTGGCATTGGCATATTTGTTGATGATGCGATAGTTGTGATAGAAAACATCTCAAAACACATACAAAACGGGCAAAAAGATCCACTAAAAGCTAGTTTTTTGGGCGTAAAAGAGATAGCCTTTAGCGTTCTTGCTATATCTATCGTATTGCTTTGCGTTTTTGTGCCAATAGCATTTATGAATAGCGTAGTCGGCGAATACTTTAACACATTTGCTCTAAGCGTGGCTGGTGGCATTGTTGTATCGTTTTTTGTGTGTATTATGCTTACGCCAACGCTTTGTGCGAGATTTATTAGCGTAAAAGAGAGCAGTTTTTATCACAAAAGTGAGCCATTTTTTATCTGGCTTGAAAGCTCGTATGAAAAAATTTTGAGCTTTGTTTTAAAATTTAAACTCCTATTTACTCTGCTTGTGATTGTAATTTTTGCGTTAAGTATGTTTGTATCATCTAAACTTGGTAGTAGTTTTAAACCAAGCGAGGATAATAGCGAGTTTAACATTATGCTAAAAACAGACGCAAACTCAAGCGCTCAAGTTACTAGGCAGATAGGACTTGACGTTTTAAGGGCGGTTAGTTTAAGAAAAGATGTAGAGTATGCCTATTTGCTTACCGCTTATGGCGACGCAAAAGAACCACATAAGGCTAAAATTTACGTAAGATTAAAAGAGCTTAGCTTAAGAGAAAAAAGACAAAAAGAGATTATGCGTGAGATTAGAGATGAGATGAAATTTCAAAATGTATATATCTCAGTTGCCGAACTTGCTACCGTCGATACTGGCGGAGATAACGAGGAGGTTCAGCTTATAGTTACTGGCGATGATGAGAGGGTATTATCTTCGCTTGCTCCAAAGATTAGAGCCGTTCTTGAAAATACAGAGCTTTTAACAGATATAAGCAGCACAAACGAGGATAAAAAAACGCAACTTCAAATCTCAATCGATAGACAAAAGGCAAAAATTTTAGGAGTTAGCGAGTATGAGATTGCAAATGTGATATCTCTTTCTTATCGTGAAAATTCTGTTGGAGTTTTTGATGACGGAACTGATGAATACGAAATTTTAATGCGTTTTGATGATGATTATAAAAACAGGATAGATGAGCTAAAAAGACTTCGTATAAGAGATGACATTTTGCTAGGCGATGTTGCGATGTTTGGCCAAAATTTTGACTCATCGGTTAGATTAAGATATGACAAACAAGATGAGATAAAATTTATAGCAAACACAAAATCAGGTGCGTTAAGCGAGGTTAAGGCAAAGATAGATGAGGGCATGAGGTCAATTTTGCCTAGCGGATATACGCATAAATACTCGGGTTTTGTTGAGTATATGGACGATACGAACCGTGCATTTTTGTTTACCATTTTAATTAGTGCGGTGCTAATTTATATGGTTTTAGCCGCACTTTATGAGAGTTTTATCTTGCCATTTATTATTATGATATCTATGCCACTTGCTTTTGCTGGAGTTGGCGTGGGGCTATTTTTTAGTCAAAATTCGTTTAGCCTTTTTGTTATGGTTGGCGTTATTTTGCTCTTTGGTATGGTTGGTAAAAATGCGATTTTACTAATAGACTTTGCCAACAAATTTGCAAACGAGGGAATGCCTGCTGATATGGCTGTCATAAAAGCGGGTAAATTACGGTTAAGAGCGATACTTATGACAACTTTTGCTATGATATTTGCGATGTTGCCACTTGTGTTTTCAAGGGGTGCTGGATATGAGAGCAACTCCCCTATGGCAATAGCTATTATATGCGGTCTTATAAGTTCTACGATTTTATCTTTGTTTATAGTTCCTATTTTATTTAATGGAATTTACAAGATAGATATGTGGTTTAGAAAATTTTATCAAAGGCAAGAGCTTGAGAGCTAG
- a CDS encoding DMT family transporter: protein MNKLVFVTILWAFSFSLIGEFLSGRVDSYFSVFTRVALACIVFLPFTSFRGVDRRLALGIMGIGAVQIGAMYLFYYNSFLYLSVPEVALFTIFTPFYVTLVYDAFSLKFRKLYLISVGTAVLGAFIIKYGSINDGALKGFLLVQGANICFGFGQSAYKILIEKFKGVEQKSVFGYFHFGAFFVTLIAFLLFGNFSKTSLDNTQIFVLIWLGVVASGLGYFLWNKGACEVDSGVLAIMNNALIPAAILVNLIFWYKDTDLARLAIGAAILYLSLILHKKIMKFYKMV from the coding sequence ATGAATAAACTCGTGTTTGTTACGATATTGTGGGCTTTTAGCTTTAGCCTTATAGGTGAGTTTTTATCAGGTAGGGTTGATAGTTATTTTAGCGTTTTTACTAGGGTTGCTCTAGCGTGCATAGTATTTTTGCCATTTACTAGTTTTCGCGGAGTAGATAGGCGTTTAGCACTTGGTATTATGGGCATAGGTGCGGTGCAAATAGGTGCGATGTATCTGTTTTACTACAACTCGTTTTTATATCTTAGTGTGCCAGAAGTTGCGTTATTTACAATATTTACACCATTTTATGTAACTTTAGTATATGATGCGTTTAGTCTTAAATTTAGAAAACTATACTTAATTAGCGTTGGCACAGCAGTCCTTGGTGCATTTATCATAAAATACGGCTCTATAAATGACGGAGCATTAAAGGGATTTTTGCTAGTTCAGGGTGCAAATATATGTTTTGGTTTTGGTCAAAGTGCGTATAAAATTTTAATAGAAAAGTTTAAAGGCGTCGAGCAAAAAAGCGTCTTTGGATATTTTCATTTTGGTGCATTCTTTGTCACGTTAATAGCATTTTTGTTGTTTGGAAATTTTAGCAAAACATCTCTTGATAATACGCAAATTTTCGTGCTTATATGGCTTGGAGTTGTGGCAAGTGGGCTTGGATACTTTTTGTGGAACAAGGGTGCTTGTGAGGTTGATAGCGGAGTTCTTGCGATTATGAATAACGCCCTTATACCAGCTGCAATTTTAGTAAATTTGATATTTTGGTATAAAGACACTGACCTAGCTAGACTAGCTATCGGTGCGGCAATACTCTATTTATCGCTTATTTTGCATAAAAAAATAATGAAATTTTATAAAATGGTATAA
- a CDS encoding sensor histidine kinase has product MAIFISERNSIILKILAVYLLSTLLFFTYFFTNEYKNAKNLLISEQVKSLKEIKMGIYMKAVMNGFSAVDEFAVQKNVKICIISETNQTLYQNTSCKIPQQSVFMQDNKVGIFENIQDMQEDTTEISRSNIILTGREINGELLKIKVEIFSKIIIILISILAISYVLIRLALKPLYDKITTLNRFIKDATHEINTPLSIILMSIETMNKSELNKRNIKRIANINLAAKRLNNIYDDLLYLTFKQNTSKKELLKLDDILSQRLEYFDTIFAKQSLKIQSNIKKSEIFANRLEAVKILDNLLSNAAKYTNFGGNVSINLSKNSLSIANSGDGLNKEQLSKIFQRYVRFNKNQGGFGIGLSIVKQCCKNNNIEILCQSEPNKETTFYLKWQDKK; this is encoded by the coding sequence ATGGCTATATTTATCTCTGAACGTAATAGCATTATCTTAAAAATTCTAGCAGTTTATCTACTTAGCACATTGCTATTTTTTACATATTTTTTTACAAATGAGTACAAAAATGCAAAGAATTTACTAATTTCAGAGCAGGTAAAAAGCCTAAAAGAGATAAAAATGGGCATTTATATGAAAGCTGTGATGAACGGATTTAGTGCAGTTGATGAATTTGCGGTACAAAAAAATGTAAAAATTTGCATAATCTCTGAAACAAATCAAACACTTTATCAAAACACGTCTTGTAAAATACCACAGCAAAGCGTATTTATGCAAGACAACAAAGTTGGAATTTTTGAAAATATTCAAGATATGCAAGAGGATACAACTGAAATCTCGCGCTCAAATATCATATTAACAGGAAGAGAGATAAACGGTGAACTTCTAAAGATAAAAGTTGAAATTTTTAGCAAAATTATAATTATTCTTATATCTATCCTAGCGATATCTTATGTGCTTATTAGGTTGGCACTAAAGCCTCTTTATGACAAAATAACAACACTAAATCGCTTTATCAAAGACGCAACTCACGAGATAAATACGCCACTTTCTATAATTTTAATGAGTATTGAAACAATGAATAAAAGTGAACTTAATAAACGAAACATTAAGCGTATAGCAAATATAAATTTAGCAGCAAAAAGACTAAATAATATATATGATGACCTGCTTTATCTTACTTTTAAACAAAATACCAGCAAAAAAGAACTTTTAAAATTAGATGATATTTTAAGCCAACGACTTGAATATTTTGATACCATCTTTGCAAAACAATCACTAAAAATACAATCAAATATAAAAAAATCTGAAATCTTTGCAAATCGTTTAGAAGCAGTAAAGATTTTAGATAACTTGCTAAGTAATGCTGCAAAATACACAAATTTTGGAGGTAATGTCAGCATAAATCTATCTAAAAATAGCCTTAGTATCGCAAATTCTGGAGACGGGTTAAACAAAGAACAGCTTAGTAAAATTTTTCAACGTTATGTTAGATTTAATAAAAATCAAGGTGGTTTTGGCATAGGACTTAGTATTGTAAAGCAATGTTGCAAAAACAATAATATAGAAATTTTATGCCAAAGCGAACCAAATAAAGAAACTACTTTTTATCTAAAATGGCAAGATAAAAAGTAG
- a CDS encoding response regulator transcription factor, with product MTQEFLSENGYEVCIAKDVKSALDLSYEQKFDIFILDVKLPKGDGFSLLSSLREARINTPTIFTTSLNTLDDIECGYKSGCDDYLKKPYELKELLLRINTLLKRTFSHTNNDFIDIGNGYKFYTLGKILKKDDQIINLCNKEIELLLYFLQNKNTLLSKDEIFNKIYAFDEEPSELSLRAYIKNLRKILGKDSIVNRRGDGYIYL from the coding sequence ATGACCCAAGAATTTCTAAGCGAAAATGGCTATGAAGTTTGCATTGCAAAAGATGTAAAAAGCGCACTTGATCTATCATACGAGCAAAAATTTGATATATTCATACTTGATGTTAAGCTTCCAAAGGGCGATGGTTTTTCTTTACTATCGTCCTTAAGGGAAGCTAGAATTAATACACCAACTATATTTACCACTTCACTAAATACACTAGACGATATTGAGTGTGGATACAAAAGTGGTTGTGATGACTATCTAAAAAAGCCGTATGAACTAAAAGAGCTTTTATTGCGGATCAATACCCTCTTAAAACGTACATTTTCACATACAAATAATGACTTTATAGATATTGGTAATGGATATAAATTCTATACTCTTGGCAAAATTCTAAAAAAAGATGATCAAATCATAAACCTATGCAACAAAGAGATTGAGCTGCTTTTATACTTTTTGCAAAACAAAAATACCTTGCTAAGCAAAGATGAAATTTTTAACAAAATTTATGCATTTGACGAAGAACCAAGTGAGTTAAGCTTGCGTGCATATATTAAAAATTTGCGTAAAATTTTAGGTAAAGATAGCATTGTAAATAGACGAGGAGATGGCTATATTTATCTCTGA